In the Deltaproteobacteria bacterium genome, one interval contains:
- a CDS encoding bifunctional homocysteine S-methyltransferase/methylenetetrahydrofolate reductase, producing MDLPFLEAVAQGGLVCDGAMGTALYERGIFVNRNFEEVCLNQPELVYQVHREYLLAGAHMLETNSYGANKIRLAKFGLAEKFLLINQKAVEIAKRAADGAAYICGSMGSTGLTASQLRRIEDEVTAAYAEQAKILADSGCDALIIETFAQPSEMRLAVLGARSVVDIPIIAQIAVTDEGGIADNTDPLDLALEMREWGVDVVGANCSGPDEVFQVATRMAESKLPICVMPNAGRPKRLEDRQIYLATAENFGVFARRMYKAGIKIVGGCCGTDPEYVKRIASASRMVSPRRIELKPVEETAEIKLDPIDLADRSSLGKQLGQRFVFSVEVNPATGLSTEKPIQAARMLTASGADFINIADGPRATVRMSNLALGLEMQRELDIEVLLHVCCRDRNLLGLQSFMLGSHVLGVRNVVVITGDPPKVGDYPDATGVYDVDSIGLLNIIDGYNRGVDPAGKPMAERTSFVMATGAEPAAMDFEREMLRLGQKVQAGANLIMTQPIYDPTQLNRFLEATSAFDIPVMVGILPLASYRNAEFIHNYIPGMSIPEDIRDRMKKSGKGESARQEGIRIAMEALEGVRDRVAGAYIMPPLGRYEMAAEIISEFGDDRSLGKNVPGRAA from the coding sequence ATGGACTTACCATTTTTAGAAGCGGTCGCTCAAGGCGGCCTAGTTTGCGACGGTGCTATGGGCACAGCGCTCTACGAACGCGGCATTTTCGTTAACCGTAACTTCGAAGAAGTGTGCCTCAATCAACCCGAACTGGTTTACCAGGTCCACCGAGAGTACTTACTTGCCGGCGCCCATATGCTCGAAACAAACAGTTATGGTGCAAACAAAATTCGGCTCGCAAAATTTGGTCTCGCGGAAAAGTTTTTGCTTATCAACCAAAAAGCGGTCGAGATTGCTAAGAGAGCGGCCGATGGAGCAGCTTACATCTGTGGTTCTATGGGCTCTACCGGTTTAACAGCCAGCCAACTGCGCCGTATCGAAGACGAGGTCACCGCAGCTTACGCCGAACAAGCTAAAATTCTCGCCGATAGCGGTTGCGACGCGCTCATTATAGAGACCTTTGCCCAACCCAGTGAAATGCGACTGGCGGTACTCGGTGCCCGCTCCGTGGTTGATATCCCGATCATTGCCCAAATAGCCGTAACTGACGAGGGAGGCATTGCCGACAACACAGACCCACTCGATTTGGCCCTCGAGATGAGGGAATGGGGCGTCGATGTCGTGGGGGCAAACTGCAGCGGTCCTGACGAAGTCTTTCAGGTTGCCACCCGTATGGCGGAAAGCAAGCTACCCATCTGCGTGATGCCTAATGCTGGCCGCCCCAAACGGCTAGAAGATAGGCAAATCTATCTGGCCACGGCTGAAAATTTCGGCGTCTTTGCTCGGCGGATGTACAAAGCCGGCATCAAGATTGTTGGCGGTTGCTGTGGGACAGATCCCGAATACGTGAAGCGTATCGCCTCCGCATCGCGCATGGTTAGCCCGAGACGTATCGAACTAAAGCCCGTAGAAGAAACAGCGGAAATCAAGCTAGACCCCATCGATCTGGCTGATCGGTCGAGCCTTGGTAAGCAGCTGGGTCAACGGTTTGTATTCAGCGTTGAGGTTAACCCCGCAACCGGACTCTCCACTGAAAAGCCCATCCAAGCGGCTCGAATGCTCACTGCAAGCGGCGCTGATTTTATCAATATCGCAGATGGCCCAAGAGCGACGGTTCGCATGAGCAACCTTGCCCTCGGACTTGAAATGCAACGTGAGCTAGACATCGAAGTTCTTCTTCATGTTTGTTGCCGGGACCGCAACCTCTTGGGCCTTCAGAGCTTTATGCTGGGGTCCCATGTGCTGGGCGTCCGCAATGTGGTTGTCATTACTGGCGATCCACCAAAAGTTGGTGACTATCCGGACGCAACCGGGGTCTACGATGTAGATTCTATCGGACTGCTGAATATCATCGATGGATATAATCGAGGTGTCGATCCGGCCGGGAAACCGATGGCCGAACGAACGAGTTTTGTGATGGCCACAGGAGCCGAACCGGCCGCCATGGATTTTGAGCGAGAAATGCTCAGACTGGGACAGAAAGTCCAAGCCGGGGCTAATCTCATTATGACTCAACCCATTTATGACCCGACACAGCTCAACCGCTTTCTAGAGGCTACCAGTGCATTCGATATCCCAGTAATGGTCGGTATCTTGCCACTTGCCAGTTACCGAAACGCCGAGTTCATTCACAATTACATCCCTGGCATGAGTATTCCGGAAGACATCCGGGACCGAATGAAGAAGTCAGGTAAGGGTGAATCTGCGCGCCAAGAAGGTATCAGGATTGCGATG